The genomic window AAGAAAACATTTACTGAATTCATGAATTCTCCAGAAAAATTTGCCTCAAATATTTTGAGCAACCGCTTAGAATTTTTAATTAATCACGGACTACTAAAGGTGATTAAACTTCCATACGATAAAAAAACAAAAATTTACTACCTAACCGATAAAGGGATTGATTTGTATCCAATTCTTTATGAAATGATGTATTGGAGCAAGCGAAATTTAGACGAAGAATATGGCCCACTCGGTATTCAGTTTTTTAAAAACTCTAAAAGGGTGTCCTCGAAAACGTTTATTAAAAAAACCCAATCTAAATACACTGAGGCTAGAAATGAGTTTTTAAACGTATAAAGTTTTTTATTCGCTTCTTTT from Formosa sp. Hel1_33_131 includes these protein-coding regions:
- a CDS encoding winged helix-turn-helix transcriptional regulator; protein product: MRANRSQCPLVNVLDIVGDKWTLIIIRDLFLGKKTFTEFMNSPEKFASNILSNRLEFLINHGLLKVIKLPYDKKTKIYYLTDKGIDLYPILYEMMYWSKRNLDEEYGPLGIQFFKNSKRVSSKTFIKKTQSKYTEARNEFLNV